From Methylomonas sp. EFPC3, a single genomic window includes:
- a CDS encoding filamentous haemagglutinin family protein: MAKSAAFPRQTSCEPFRLNPLVACVRLALTGGMLVGSASAAWADTGLPVPAATWVTSGAATNQIIGNTLRIDQTTDKAILNWDKFNVDAGKTVQFVQPNSQSIALNRINQQDPSRIFGQIIANGQIYLYNKNGFVFGKEAVVNANSFMASTLNITDQIFNRGIAKVYDEDGGAALAIEPMQPGDALDPKTVQILIEAGAKIHTDKAGRIIIAAPKIENRGTLTSEEQGQVILAASQDKVYLQPADKNSPFAGLIVEVDTGGKVSNFGDIVARQGNVTMAGFAVNQQGRINATSSVKVNGSIRLLAQEQHGKLGNTLVATKTSRDTDLGDGLGTEAKTTLAAGSVTQVVADQAGGSAIDEQAQPNAYIEITGNTVHMQSGATVKAPSGQVNIKATDNLATPTLGTKGRIYFEKGAVVDVSGTKGVVAPIERNVAEISVQSFELRDAPVQRSGILKGETVRVDLRKGSKIVDTSGAKARVSRGIDERLGEGGQINLSSSGDIIVNDGATFDISGGYVDYQGGYINTTKLMTDYGRIVDISDADPKETYIAIIGQVTQTHKKWGVEKIWNSLGQLGQGTYEQGYREANAAGSLNIKSPNMAWNGRLIAGSDAGLYQRSPSARPDGGTFIFDSAAFANSFSNVRFQTGKDSVSIGLNQLFPTNDKGKPVDLVLSTDLTNRSNVQHVVVSVNGSATVAEDANIRMVPGAEFSVQALGSGHPMSANGDGAAINVLGQVHAAGGSITLNSGLLTDSEGNKVLELPSDLHIGSKAVLDVSGRWVNDLQAGFDAAQTDPLYLDGGSVKLSSVGNLYVKAGSSISADGGAQLKLDGDIVAGKGGSIGLSAKGPVGQASTVHLDGLVRAASLTKGGSLSISSGEILIGDVLVSALTDPMRLTVTNGGFGFDQESGFSEIKLNSNFAGLTVAAATQLDLKNKNLVLDASYLSRSSGHSLRDFSHLELLPENLRQAFNLELSSQLDTRIETGSAVIADKGSSITLLSNSGNIFVDGLLQALAGRISLEIRPTIAQEYLASQAIWVGGNANLSVAGTTRLNPVDQFGYQSGQVLDGGVINFYAERGAVVLEEGSKLNVSGTRAPVDILQPSTRLGFTYAKKIVGSNAGSIKIAAAEGVVMDGSMSARAGSPELLGGSLAVSLNRSRRFLPDQPNIPFPTDPLVINIVQSAPRSLSRTAKFGDDFAGDLLGKALLRADLVDAAGFADVSLSSIGSVGFLGDVQLKAAERIRIDASAINAVGIDGGAAGTIRLDTGFLQIGSSLDRNLANNADAGEGRFTANARWIQLNGATQWNGFNRIALISAHDIRGVGLRNGDEQRDFVGGLVTAANLDLRATQIYPTTLSDFTFAVVNNPEGTITISGSNTDASPLSAGGNLTFKAAQINQNGVLKAPLGTINLQATSKMTVGDNSVTSVSAKGMVIPFGATQGGLDWLYPLDDIRNLVFEAAPEKRVIFDAPEIDIKTGSRIDVSGGGDLQAYEFQPGAGGSFDYLQPGRASYQGGFAILPTLGSQLAPYDHYESQNFPYAPGSTIYLSGSDELPAGEYAILPSHYALLPGAFLITPQAGTQDLTVRQSTVDGLSVVSGYFIHAGSRAADARTGGFKIENGADVRQNSSYDINRGDQFFTRNALKKDAPRPGLSIDAGQISLVAQTRLVMDGLFISDALAGGRGSKMDIAANRIVVTNQLSDTPISGTLEILAENLNKLRVGSLLLGGARSRNKGNANETDLAVTAQEVVFDADTEIHGSEFAVAATENVELQSGAKLIADRALSSSDSVFNVSGNGALLRVSSSGQVALNRTGTNGTAGQLNLAEGSVLKTDKGSILLDASQSSQLLGDIDMTGGSLNLAANVINIGEVGGLTGNALNLSNRKLTDLTVDELILTARDSIGVYGNVGRLAADGEFQRDDNGDIRAIYFDHLAINAAGLAGYGSGTSHAKLASGRLDLHNLAGAGNHQAADGTGHLDLSADTVVMGKGLFTLAGFDKANLTANKVFTASNVGSLQVSKDLNLNAGLLTADGGSKLTVNVGGQANVIGLSGGATTANGFGGAIEFTADTISFNAKALLPSGSLGLTALKGDVILGNQASIDLAGRKVVFADKAVYTSGGHFRAAADHGIVKTGADSLVSVNSGGNGAAGGSVEFAAAEKSVVLLGKLQAKEGSAAFDVGGFDPAIRFDQLMSVVAGAGVNQSIYLRSRGDDILQKGVAINAKEITLVADRGSINLDAGVHADGTGQGGNVNLYAGDRIVLATGADLTANGTQVGAKGGKVLLSAVDADGDNISGIDIQAGSNISVWGNGAEGGSVVLRALRTANGINVQPVAGKVEGFSKFYAEGVKKYANADLGNDGQINAADITKIQNQTSVYMTAANMHNVADLADGLRLVAGVEINYTGDLALKDKWDLMGWRYDDVADTNLWDDVAGGLVIKTTGDFNVEKSLSDGFKNVTFTYSGGSATIVDKLQGGESWSYHLVAGADKTSADINATGNTGTMKLSSGAVIRTGSGDMHVVAGKDIAFTDGSSSIYNAGRPTQDSPYGTLKDRFVGLLFYTEYPVAGGDLTLKAGGNIDGAVVNNNDFNDWLFRIGNWKADTADHSGQRATAWGVTVGYIPTNNPNLQFQNAAATTAKQSFFRQNVGSFGGGNVKVSAGGNINNLDVMMPTTGKQIGVADNSTAGSFDFLSNQVQVNGGGTMAVVADGDIVGGSYFLGKGSGNLTAGGQITGGDRFKKGPMLLLGDTRFKVSAGNGVTLTGASDPMISHKADVNFFSYSETSALDIDSLSGDVLLAANGRIFPRTNTNSNQQALTPIYPASLNAVAHGGSLRIANEIVLFPSAQGNLNLFAKQDISGEVGIRFGMSDADRSLLPDAETPVARNNMADVVGRVSPFGAQPKLLHATIPVHLGDDQAARLVSLQGDIKNVEFNFPKKTLVKAGHDIVNLSLSLQHVNDDDTTLIEAGRDVRYTSDRDPETGGLLDNSAKIAVGGPGELLVKAGRNVDLGASGGISTVGNLVNTSLAEHGANLTILTGANGELDYGGFIETYLTRNPLYAQANTQLKSLITGFMRQRLNDESVTDETALAEFAKLKSSDFVEIQPKLNAILLPVFFNEIKESGKASAGKTSTNSQRGYDAISHLFSDSDWRGDLSMFFSKIQTVDGGNVNLVVPGGFVNVGLATSFAGAKPPSELGIVVQRQGNVNVMVDGDFMVNTSRVFSLDGGDIMVWSSNGNIDAGRGAKSAIAAPPPVISFDDKGNMKIEFPPVVSGSGIRTAASSEGMEAGDVFLFAPKGVVDAGEAGIGGKNVFIAATAVLGAQNIQVSGVGTGVPVAATGSVAAGLTGTSNLNAGVSQMAESSVNNSVGKDNGNSIAKAILGMLSVELLGFGD, encoded by the coding sequence ATGGCCAAATCCGCGGCATTTCCACGGCAGACATCCTGCGAACCGTTCCGACTCAATCCTTTGGTGGCTTGCGTCCGTCTGGCGCTGACCGGCGGCATGCTGGTGGGCAGTGCCAGTGCGGCTTGGGCGGACACCGGCCTGCCGGTTCCGGCGGCAACTTGGGTCACCAGCGGCGCCGCGACCAACCAGATTATCGGCAATACCCTGCGCATCGATCAAACGACCGACAAAGCGATTTTGAACTGGGACAAGTTTAACGTCGATGCGGGAAAGACCGTCCAGTTCGTGCAGCCGAATAGCCAATCGATCGCTTTGAATCGGATCAATCAGCAAGACCCCAGCCGAATCTTCGGCCAGATCATCGCCAACGGCCAGATTTACCTGTACAACAAAAACGGTTTCGTGTTCGGTAAGGAAGCGGTCGTTAATGCCAATAGCTTCATGGCGAGTACCTTGAACATTACCGATCAGATTTTCAATCGAGGTATAGCGAAAGTTTACGATGAAGACGGTGGAGCAGCGCTTGCTATCGAACCGATGCAACCCGGCGACGCCTTAGACCCTAAGACGGTACAAATACTCATTGAGGCGGGCGCCAAAATTCATACGGATAAAGCCGGGCGTATCATTATTGCCGCTCCCAAAATCGAGAATAGAGGCACTCTAACGTCCGAAGAGCAGGGTCAGGTGATTCTCGCTGCGAGCCAGGACAAGGTTTATCTACAACCAGCCGACAAAAACAGTCCGTTTGCCGGTTTGATAGTGGAAGTGGATACCGGCGGTAAGGTTTCCAATTTTGGCGATATTGTCGCCAGACAAGGCAACGTGACCATGGCCGGTTTTGCCGTGAATCAGCAAGGCCGCATCAACGCCACCAGTTCGGTTAAGGTTAACGGCTCGATTCGTCTACTTGCACAGGAACAGCACGGTAAGCTTGGCAATACGTTGGTAGCCACCAAAACCAGCCGTGATACGGACCTGGGCGACGGCCTGGGAACCGAGGCCAAAACCACTTTGGCTGCGGGTAGCGTGACTCAAGTGGTTGCGGATCAAGCCGGAGGAAGTGCTATCGACGAGCAAGCGCAACCGAATGCTTATATCGAAATTACCGGCAACACCGTGCATATGCAATCCGGCGCAACGGTCAAAGCGCCCTCCGGCCAGGTCAATATCAAAGCCACGGACAATTTAGCCACTCCAACGCTAGGAACCAAGGGCCGGATTTATTTTGAAAAAGGAGCTGTGGTCGATGTTTCCGGGACTAAAGGTGTCGTAGCGCCTATCGAGCGCAATGTAGCTGAAATTTCCGTACAAAGTTTTGAGTTACGCGACGCGCCGGTTCAGAGAAGCGGTATTTTGAAGGGAGAGACCGTTCGCGTCGATTTGAGAAAAGGTTCGAAAATTGTCGATACCAGTGGCGCCAAGGCAAGGGTAAGTCGAGGAATTGACGAACGGCTGGGAGAAGGCGGGCAAATCAATTTATCATCCAGCGGCGACATTATTGTTAACGATGGCGCAACTTTCGATATCTCCGGCGGTTATGTGGATTATCAGGGCGGTTATATCAATACCACCAAACTGATGACCGACTATGGGCGGATTGTGGATATCAGCGACGCCGATCCCAAAGAGACCTACATTGCCATAATCGGCCAAGTCACCCAGACCCACAAGAAGTGGGGGGTGGAAAAGATTTGGAATTCGCTCGGACAATTGGGGCAGGGTACGTATGAGCAGGGTTATCGTGAAGCCAATGCCGCCGGATCATTGAATATTAAATCGCCTAATATGGCTTGGAATGGGCGTTTGATCGCCGGTAGCGACGCCGGCTTGTACCAGCGTTCGCCAAGCGCGCGTCCTGACGGTGGAACTTTTATTTTCGATTCAGCGGCATTTGCCAACTCGTTTTCGAACGTGCGTTTCCAAACCGGCAAGGACTCGGTAAGCATTGGCCTGAATCAATTGTTTCCGACGAATGACAAGGGCAAACCAGTTGATCTGGTGCTTTCTACCGATTTAACCAATCGTTCCAATGTGCAGCATGTCGTTGTCAGCGTAAACGGCAGCGCGACGGTCGCTGAGGACGCCAATATTCGAATGGTGCCGGGTGCAGAGTTTTCTGTGCAGGCGCTTGGCAGTGGTCACCCCATGTCCGCCAACGGCGACGGCGCGGCAATTAACGTGCTCGGACAAGTTCATGCGGCCGGAGGCTCGATAACCTTGAACAGCGGCCTGCTAACGGACAGCGAAGGGAATAAGGTGCTGGAGTTGCCCAGCGACTTGCATATCGGTTCGAAGGCGGTTCTGGATGTATCGGGGCGCTGGGTTAACGATCTTCAGGCTGGTTTCGATGCGGCGCAGACGGATCCGCTTTACTTGGACGGCGGCAGCGTCAAACTTAGCTCGGTCGGTAATCTTTATGTGAAGGCCGGTTCCTCGATATCTGCGGATGGCGGTGCCCAACTGAAATTGGATGGTGATATTGTTGCCGGTAAGGGCGGCAGTATCGGTTTGAGCGCCAAAGGGCCAGTGGGGCAAGCTTCGACCGTACACCTCGATGGTCTAGTGCGTGCCGCGTCGTTGACCAAAGGTGGTAGTTTATCGATCAGCAGCGGTGAAATACTGATTGGAGATGTACTCGTATCGGCTTTGACAGATCCTATGCGTCTGACGGTGACTAACGGCGGTTTTGGTTTCGATCAGGAATCAGGGTTCTCCGAAATTAAGCTGAATAGTAATTTTGCCGGGTTGACGGTCGCTGCCGCAACTCAATTGGATTTAAAAAACAAAAATCTGGTACTGGATGCCTCGTACCTGAGCCGGTCGTCCGGCCATAGTCTTCGGGATTTTTCCCATTTAGAGTTATTGCCGGAAAACCTGCGGCAAGCTTTCAATTTGGAGTTGAGCTCCCAGTTGGATACCCGCATCGAAACCGGCAGCGCGGTCATCGCCGACAAAGGTTCGTCAATAACCTTGCTGAGTAACAGCGGCAACATTTTTGTCGATGGTCTATTGCAAGCCCTGGCCGGGCGAATTTCCCTGGAAATACGTCCAACCATAGCTCAAGAGTATTTGGCGAGTCAGGCGATATGGGTTGGCGGCAACGCCAACTTATCCGTTGCCGGCACGACACGCCTGAATCCGGTCGACCAATTCGGCTATCAAAGCGGCCAAGTACTAGACGGCGGTGTGATCAATTTCTATGCCGAGCGCGGCGCGGTGGTCCTGGAAGAAGGCTCGAAGCTCAACGTTTCCGGCACTAGAGCGCCCGTTGATATTTTGCAACCTTCAACCCGGTTGGGTTTCACGTACGCCAAAAAAATCGTCGGTTCCAACGCCGGTTCGATAAAAATCGCCGCCGCCGAGGGGGTGGTCATGGACGGTTCGATGTCGGCACGGGCCGGCTCGCCGGAGCTGTTGGGCGGTTCGCTGGCGGTTTCACTGAACCGCTCCCGGCGGTTTTTGCCTGACCAACCGAATATACCGTTTCCGACCGATCCATTGGTGATCAATATCGTACAGTCGGCGCCAAGATCATTGTCCAGAACGGCTAAATTCGGCGACGATTTTGCGGGTGATCTACTCGGCAAAGCCCTGTTGCGGGCGGATTTGGTGGACGCCGCCGGTTTTGCCGACGTGTCCTTAAGCAGTATCGGCAGCGTCGGATTTTTGGGGGACGTGCAGCTTAAAGCCGCCGAGCGCATTAGGATTGATGCCTCGGCCATCAATGCCGTGGGCATCGATGGCGGTGCCGCCGGTACTATCCGTCTGGACACCGGTTTCTTGCAAATCGGCTCCAGTCTGGATCGCAACTTGGCAAACAACGCCGATGCGGGCGAAGGTCGTTTCACTGCCAACGCGCGTTGGATTCAACTGAACGGCGCTACCCAGTGGAACGGTTTTAACCGGATTGCGTTGATTAGCGCTCACGATATTCGGGGCGTCGGTTTGCGTAACGGCGACGAGCAACGCGATTTTGTCGGCGGCTTGGTGACCGCAGCGAATTTGGATTTGCGGGCGACGCAGATTTATCCGACCACGTTGAGCGATTTCACGTTTGCGGTCGTTAATAATCCTGAAGGCACAATCACGATTTCCGGTAGCAATACCGACGCATCGCCATTGTCTGCCGGCGGTAACTTGACTTTTAAGGCGGCGCAGATCAACCAGAACGGCGTATTGAAGGCGCCGTTGGGGACTATCAACCTGCAAGCTACATCGAAAATGACAGTGGGCGACAACAGCGTGACCTCGGTTTCCGCCAAGGGCATGGTGATTCCGTTTGGCGCGACACAGGGCGGCCTGGATTGGCTTTACCCGTTGGACGATATACGCAATCTGGTGTTCGAAGCCGCGCCGGAAAAGAGGGTGATTTTCGATGCGCCGGAAATTGATATCAAAACCGGCAGCCGCATTGACGTGTCGGGTGGCGGCGATCTTCAGGCTTATGAATTCCAGCCCGGCGCGGGCGGTTCGTTCGATTATCTGCAGCCGGGCCGCGCATCTTACCAGGGCGGTTTTGCGATTTTGCCGACTTTGGGTAGCCAGTTGGCACCCTACGACCATTACGAGTCGCAAAATTTTCCGTATGCGCCAGGTTCCACTATTTACTTGAGCGGTAGTGACGAGTTGCCGGCAGGTGAATACGCGATTTTGCCAAGCCATTACGCCTTGTTGCCTGGTGCGTTCCTGATTACACCGCAAGCCGGTACCCAAGACCTGACTGTCAGGCAGTCCACTGTTGATGGCCTATCCGTCGTGTCCGGTTACTTTATTCATGCCGGCAGCCGTGCGGCTGATGCCAGGACCGGTGGCTTCAAAATCGAAAACGGCGCGGATGTCCGACAAAATTCCAGCTATGACATCAATCGGGGAGATCAGTTTTTCACCCGGAACGCCTTGAAGAAAGATGCGCCGCGTCCCGGGTTGTCGATTGATGCCGGCCAAATCTCTTTGGTGGCGCAGACCCGTCTGGTCATGGATGGCCTTTTCATCAGCGACGCGCTGGCCGGCGGGCGCGGTTCGAAAATGGATATTGCCGCGAATCGTATCGTTGTCACCAACCAACTCAGCGATACGCCGATTTCCGGAACGTTGGAAATTCTGGCCGAGAATTTGAACAAATTACGCGTCGGTAGCTTGTTGTTGGGCGGCGCGCGTAGCCGCAACAAGGGCAACGCCAACGAAACCGATTTGGCTGTTACGGCACAGGAAGTAGTGTTCGACGCGGATACCGAGATTCACGGTAGCGAATTTGCCGTGGCCGCGACCGAAAACGTCGAATTGCAAAGTGGTGCCAAATTGATTGCAGATCGGGCCCTAAGCAGCAGCGATAGCGTATTCAACGTCAGCGGCAATGGCGCGTTGTTAAGGGTTTCCAGTAGCGGGCAAGTGGCCCTGAATCGCACTGGTACGAACGGAACGGCCGGCCAGTTGAATCTGGCGGAAGGTTCCGTATTGAAAACGGATAAAGGTTCGATTCTTTTGGATGCCAGCCAGTCGTCGCAATTGCTCGGCGACATCGATATGACTGGCGGCTCGTTAAATCTGGCGGCCAACGTCATCAATATCGGTGAAGTTGGCGGATTGACCGGCAATGCGTTGAATTTATCCAACCGCAAATTGACCGACCTGACCGTCGACGAATTGATTTTGACCGCGCGCGATAGTATCGGGGTGTACGGTAACGTTGGCCGATTGGCGGCGGACGGCGAATTCCAACGAGACGATAACGGCGATATTCGGGCGATTTACTTTGACCATTTGGCGATCAACGCTGCAGGTCTTGCCGGTTACGGCAGCGGCACCAGCCATGCAAAGTTGGCGTCCGGCAGGCTGGATTTGCATAATCTAGCCGGTGCCGGCAATCACCAAGCCGCCGACGGTACCGGTCATCTGGATCTCAGCGCCGATACCGTGGTGATGGGTAAAGGCCTGTTCACGTTGGCCGGGTTTGATAAAGCCAACCTGACTGCCAATAAAGTCTTCACCGCCAGCAACGTCGGTTCGTTGCAAGTTAGCAAGGATTTGAACCTGAATGCCGGCCTGTTGACGGCGGACGGCGGCAGCAAGTTGACGGTCAATGTCGGCGGCCAAGCGAATGTCATCGGTTTGAGCGGCGGCGCGACCACCGCCAACGGTTTCGGCGGGGCGATCGAATTTACAGCGGATACGATAAGCTTCAATGCCAAGGCTTTGCTGCCTTCCGGTAGTTTGGGGCTTACAGCGTTGAAAGGTGACGTGATTTTGGGTAACCAGGCCAGTATCGATTTGGCCGGACGCAAGGTCGTTTTTGCCGATAAGGCGGTTTATACGTCGGGCGGCCATTTCCGGGCCGCTGCCGATCACGGTATCGTCAAGACCGGGGCGGATTCGCTGGTTAGTGTCAACAGCGGCGGCAATGGCGCGGCTGGCGGCAGCGTGGAGTTTGCCGCTGCCGAAAAATCGGTGGTATTGCTGGGTAAATTGCAAGCCAAGGAGGGTAGTGCGGCGTTCGATGTCGGCGGATTCGACCCTGCGATCCGTTTCGATCAGTTGATGTCGGTAGTGGCCGGCGCCGGGGTAAACCAGTCGATTTATCTGCGTTCGCGTGGCGATGATATTCTGCAAAAGGGTGTGGCGATTAATGCCAAGGAAATTACGTTGGTCGCCGATCGTGGCTCGATCAATCTGGATGCTGGGGTTCATGCCGATGGCACCGGTCAGGGCGGCAATGTCAACCTGTATGCCGGTGACCGGATCGTACTGGCGACCGGTGCCGATCTAACCGCAAACGGTACCCAGGTTGGTGCCAAGGGCGGTAAGGTGTTGCTGTCGGCGGTGGATGCCGATGGCGACAATATCAGCGGCATCGATATTCAGGCTGGTTCGAACATTTCGGTGTGGGGCAACGGCGCTGAGGGCGGTTCGGTAGTATTGCGGGCCTTGCGTACTGCTAACGGCATCAATGTGCAACCGGTTGCCGGCAAGGTGGAAGGCTTCAGCAAGTTCTACGCCGAAGGCGTCAAAAAATACGCCAATGCCGATTTAGGCAACGATGGCCAAATCAATGCAGCCGATATTACCAAGATTCAAAACCAGACTTCGGTTTACATGACGGCTGCGAACATGCACAACGTCGCGGATTTGGCCGACGGTTTGCGTTTGGTAGCCGGCGTTGAAATCAATTACACCGGTGATCTGGCGCTCAAGGATAAATGGGATTTGATGGGATGGCGTTACGACGATGTGGCCGATACCAACCTCTGGGACGATGTTGCCGGCGGTTTGGTGATTAAAACCACGGGCGATTTTAACGTGGAAAAATCACTGTCTGACGGCTTTAAAAACGTAACCTTCACCTATAGCGGCGGTTCGGCAACCATCGTCGATAAATTGCAGGGTGGCGAATCGTGGTCCTACCATTTGGTGGCGGGCGCCGATAAAACCAGCGCGGATATTAATGCTACCGGCAACACGGGCACGATGAAACTGAGCTCCGGTGCCGTGATCAGGACCGGTAGCGGCGATATGCATGTTGTGGCGGGCAAGGATATTGCCTTCACCGATGGTTCGTCGTCGATTTACAACGCCGGCCGGCCGACTCAGGACTCGCCCTACGGCACGCTGAAAGACCGTTTCGTCGGCCTGTTGTTTTATACCGAATATCCGGTGGCCGGTGGTGATTTGACTCTGAAAGCGGGCGGTAATATCGACGGGGCGGTCGTCAATAATAACGACTTCAACGACTGGTTGTTCCGTATCGGTAACTGGAAAGCCGACACCGCCGACCACAGCGGGCAGCGGGCAACTGCCTGGGGTGTGACCGTTGGTTATATACCGACTAATAACCCCAATCTGCAATTTCAGAACGCGGCCGCAACTACGGCTAAACAATCCTTTTTTCGACAAAATGTCGGTTCATTCGGCGGCGGCAACGTTAAAGTCTCGGCTGGCGGTAATATTAATAATCTAGACGTCATGATGCCGACCACCGGCAAGCAAATAGGGGTTGCAGATAATAGTACCGCCGGTAGCTTTGACTTTTTATCGAATCAGGTTCAGGTCAACGGCGGCGGTACGATGGCCGTGGTGGCCGACGGAGATATTGTCGGCGGCAGTTATTTCTTGGGCAAGGGCAGTGGTAATTTGACGGCGGGCGGCCAAATTACCGGCGGTGACCGTTTCAAGAAGGGCCCTATGCTGTTGCTGGGAGATACTCGTTTCAAGGTTAGTGCCGGCAACGGCGTCACTCTGACCGGCGCGTCAGATCCTATGATTTCCCACAAGGCCGACGTCAATTTTTTTAGTTACAGCGAAACTAGTGCGCTGGATATTGACTCCTTGTCTGGAGATGTGCTGCTAGCGGCCAACGGTAGGATTTTTCCAAGAACCAATACGAACTCAAATCAGCAAGCGTTGACGCCTATTTATCCGGCGTCGCTGAATGCGGTTGCCCACGGCGGTAGTTTGCGGATTGCAAATGAAATTGTCTTGTTTCCGTCGGCGCAAGGCAATTTGAATTTATTCGCGAAGCAGGATATCAGCGGCGAGGTGGGTATTCGATTCGGTATGTCCGATGCGGATCGGAGTTTGTTGCCTGACGCTGAAACACCGGTGGCTCGGAATAATATGGCCGATGTTGTAGGCCGGGTCAGTCCTTTCGGCGCGCAGCCTAAATTGTTGCACGCCACAATTCCGGTTCATCTCGGTGATGATCAGGCGGCACGCTTGGTAAGTTTGCAAGGCGATATCAAAAACGTCGAGTTCAATTTTCCGAAGAAAACCCTGGTGAAGGCGGGGCACGACATAGTCAACTTATCGTTATCGCTGCAACATGTTAACGATGACGACACTACGCTAATCGAAGCCGGCCGCGACGTGCGTTATACCAGCGATCGCGACCCCGAAACGGGCGGTCTGCTGGATAATTCTGCAAAAATCGCAGTGGGCGGTCCGGGTGAGCTGTTGGTAAAAGCCGGTCGCAACGTCGATCTCGGCGCATCCGGCGGTATTTCGACGGTAGGTAACCTAGTCAATACCAGTTTGGCCGAGCATGGCGCTAATTTGACAATCTTAACCGGTGCCAACGGCGAATTGGATTATGGTGGCTTTATCGAGACCTATTTGACTCGAAATCCACTCTATGCCCAAGCAAATACGCAGTTGAAATCGCTGATTACAGGGTTTATGCGTCAGCGCCTGAATGACGAATCCGTAACCGACGAAACTGCGTTGGCTGAGTTTGCCAAATTGAAGTCGTCGGATTTTGTTGAGATTCAGCCCAAGCTCAATGCCATTTTGTTGCCGGTGTTCTTTAACGAAATTAAAGAGTCGGGTAAAGCATCTGCCGGAAAGACTAGTACCAACAGCCAACGAGGTTACGACGCGATAAGCCATTTATTTTCGGACAGCGATTGGCGCGGCGATTTGAGTATGTTCTTCAGCAAAATTCAAACTGTCGATGGCGGTAACGTAAACTTGGTTGTGCCCGGTGGATTCGTCAACGTAGGTTTGGCTACTTCTTTCGCGGGAGCAAAGCCACCGTCGGAGCTAGGGATTGTGGTGCAACGGCAAGGCAATGTTAACGTCATGGTCGACGGAGATTTCATGGTGAATACCTCGCGCGTGTTCTCTCTGGATGGCGGCGATATTATGGTTTGGTCATCAAATGGAAATATCGACGCGGGACGAGGCGCGAAGTCGGCAATCGCCGCACCGCCTCCGGTAATCAGTTTCGATGATAAAGGTAATATGAAAATTGAGTTTCCGCCCGTCGTTTCCGGTAGTGGTATTCGGACGGCTGCAAGTTCGGAAGGTATGGAAGCCGGCGACGTGTTCCTGTTCGCGCCGAAAGGCGTGGTCGACGCCGGTGAAGCCGGTATCGGCGGCAAGAACGTGTTCATCGCCGCGACGGCGGTACTCGGTGCGCAAAACATTCAGGTCAGCGGCGTCGGCACCGGCGTCCCGGTCGCGGCCACCGGCAGCGTCGCCGCCGGTTTGACCGGAACCAGCAACCTGAACGCCGGCGTCAGCCAGATGGCGGAAAGCTCGGTCAACAACAGCGTCGGCAAGGACAACGGCAACTCCATCGCCAAGGCGATACTGGGCATGCTCAGTGTTGAATTATTGGGCTTCGGCGACTAG